A region from the Linepithema humile isolate Giens D197 chromosome 1, Lhum_UNIL_v1.0, whole genome shotgun sequence genome encodes:
- the LOC136998953 gene encoding uncharacterized protein, translating into MKYFTDQHTKSNNEWTSNNDECTSNNDEWLDKKYKDTMENMKTYFPTLPNSLLFFISAALYRGDCGRSAMDRPLWLDMDMFQRGQKFAREHTFSIFFANMLSLFQIFTFRDGLKPMILSRKSHTPYLAFRRYLSTICRVRNWMTEDPWTKGTKAHQDIQAVRRMHRAIRLKLCEYDQEELDAATNIPNPWCPDIKTILEDFSSCPYPTVTNGCLHLLLKPTGLNQADMAATQFAFMGIILLYPHELGVHVSDEDMIAFCHLWRGVGYLLGIEDEYNFCRGSLEEIKQRGRDFIETWVRPYLRQVTPEWEHMLRCLVESTNYYTTNSLVFNQYLLFVTDLLSINMPHMRKTLTCIQRLQLMLLRFILRYGMKIQFIREYINRKILKSVDEAIKFNHEKHEKLEKRSAQKVPDFFCDSENG; encoded by the exons atgaaatatttcacggACCAGCATACGAAGTCTAACAACGAATGGACGTCTAACAATGACGAATGCACGTCTAACAATGACGAATGGttggataaaaaatataaggatacaatggaaaatatgaaaacgtATTTTCCAACACTGCCAAACTCTTTACTATTCTTCATATCGGCTGCGCTATATCGTGGAGATTGCGGCCGAAGTGCAATGGACAGACCACTCTGGTTGGATATGGACATGTTTCAAAGAGGACAAAAATTCGCACGAGAACACACCTTCTCGATCTTCTTCGCTAATATGCTGTCCTTATTccaaatatttacttttagagACGGTCTTAAACCGATGATTTTGAGCCGGAAATCTCACACGCCGTACTTAGCGTTTAGAAg ATACTTATCTACTATTTGCCGTGTGAGAAACTGGATGACAGAGGATCCTTGGACCAAAGGTACGAAGGCTCATCAAGATATTCAAGCTGTGCGTAGAATGCACCGTGCGATACGGCTGAAACTTTGCGAGTACGATCAGGAGGAACTCGATGCGGCCACTAACATTCCGAACCCATGGTGCCCGGATATAAAAACAATCCTAGAAGATTTTTCCTCCTGTCCGTATCCGACCGTGACAAATGGTTGTCTTCATCTACTGCTCAAACCCACGGGATTAAATCAAGCTGATATGGCAGCTACGCAATTCGCATTCATGGGAATAATTCTGCTTTATCCGCACGAGCTCGGCGTTCACGTTAGCGATGAAGATATGATAGCTTTTTGTCATCTATGGAGAGGTGTAGGATATCTCCTTGGTATCGAAGATGA ATACAATTTTTGTCGCGGCAGTCTTGAAGAGATAAAGCAAAGGGGGCGAGACTTTATCGAAACTTGGGTGAGACCGTATTTACGGCAAGTAACACCTGAATGGGAGCACATGCTAAGATGTTTAGTAGAaagtacaaattattatacgaCGAATAGTCTCGTATTCAACCAATATTTACTATTCGTCACTGATTTATTAAGCATTAATATGCCACATATGCGAAAAACGCTCACTTGTATTCAACGATTGCAGCTTATGTTACTACG CTTTATACTACGTTATGGCatgaaaatacaatttatacgaGAGTatataaacagaaaaattctAAAGAGTGTCGATgaagcaattaaatttaatcacgaAAAACACGAAAAACTCGAAAAAAGATCTGCTCAGAAGGTTCCAGATTTTTTCTGCGATTCTGAGAATGgttaa
- the LOC105675637 gene encoding uncharacterized protein isoform X2 — MLETSRRSAISTSELGLYSDRGDRYSRSRCGLIARKCAIGVMVVVTVILVAIFTYDFTSATSGSSKMNQESKHIYILQNALKKSPHLLKKYANSTILSGTINRTDDLSIEERLGDVNLNENFMQENTTSDMTPAESRITKSIEPEMRAQNLHNFKHRKRVLKSVEDEKENEEPEGKQLFDNHAIVYRVRQRYNHPNSEEDINTEEIRPTPFHWEFKTPHPASFKRPRYPQLSQYRYPQSSRNIQDIIKYLTNNADVPNRGIKFAGVYVSPKKYDFIPGIGEMMSNSDKSEEEETHPYPSNSFTNDPFYQYKPKHPSDVNLLATSNVRFSPTGINRYSPYYESLYSRPVFSYNKPIIAESQYENVGSYSTNVMKNRKPKPFSVMLDIYPITDIMEQNKKNSWSKPQGSTDDYESRRPFQFNRGLKFYAPPTQTIPLMAVPSPTTLPEEEERQQMIFHLNLYPRKKNKLNRHEIIHRSESMAPEERQQFAKKIITPLESIAKHLTDHSAIEESKFEENQNSEATSLPLTRYQELNLDEKNEKNGDLVLDNDSEAYLDLDSDVDSIKRDTTISPNHKLIIDDDYASTEKYETDAHKIMTTEKDCDSTTMIDGLP; from the exons ATGCTTGAGACCAGCAGGAGATCCGCGATAAGTACATCCGAGCTAGGGCTCTATTCTGATCGCGGTGATCGATACAGTAGGAGTCGCTGCGGCCTGATCGCGAGGAAGTGTGCGATTGGAGTTATGGTGGTGGTAACAGTGATACTG GTGGCGATATTTACGTACGATTTTACGTCCGCCACGTCGGGGAGCAGTAAAATGAATCAAGAATCaaaacacatatatatactgCAGAATGCTCTTAAAAAGTCACCTcatcttttgaaaaaatatgcaaattccACGATCCTATCTGGCACAATCAATCGAACCGACGATCTTTCCATAGAAGAGCGTTTGGGTGATGTCAACTTGAacgaaaattttatgcaagaaAATACAACAAGCGATATGACACCGGCTGAATCTCGCATCACAAAATCAATTGAGCCCGAGATGCGAGCACAGAATCTTCACAATTTCAAGCATCGGAAGAGAGTATTGAAATCCGTAGAGGATGAAAAGGAAAATGAGGAACCCGAGGGCAAGCAATTGTTCGACAATCACGCGATCGTTTATCGAGTAAGACAGAG ATACAATCATCCGAATTCAGAGGAGGACATAAACACGGAAGAGATTCGACCGACGCCGTTTCACTGGGAGTTCAAGACGCCGCATCCGGCGTCGTTCAAACGACCGAGATATCCGCAGCTGTCGCAGTACAGATATCCGCAATCGTCCAGAAACATACAGGACATCATTAAATACCTAACGAACAACGCTGATGTGCCGAATCGCGGCATCAAATTCGCCGGCGTATATGTGAGTCCGAAGAAGTACGATTTTATTCCCGGCATAGGGGAGATGATGTCCAATAGCGATAAATCCGAGGAGGAAGAGACGCACCCCTATCCGAGTAATTCGTTCACTAACGACCCCTTTTACCAATATAAGCCAAAACATCCGTCGGACGTGAATCTCCTAGCCACGTCCAACGTCAG attttctcCAACCGGAATAAATCGTTACAGTCCTTACTACGAGTCCTTATACTCTCGACCCGTGTTCAGTTACAATAAGCCGATAATAGCAGAGTCGCAGTACGAGAATGTCGGTTCCTATTCGACGAACGTGATGAAAAACCGCAAACCAAAACCGTTCAGTGTAATGCTCGATATTTATCCTATTACGGACATCATGGAACAAAATAAGAAGAACTCATGGTCGAAACCGCAAGGATCCACGGACGATTACGAGTCTAGAAGGCCCTTCCAGTTCAATCGCGGGCTAAAATTCTATGCACCACCCACACAAACAATACCCCTCATGGCTGTACCTAGCCCTACGACTCTACcggaagaagaggaaaggcAACAGATGATATTTCATCTGAATCTATATCCTCGAAAGAAGAATAAGCTGAACAG GCATGAAATTATCCATAGATCGGAATCGATGGCACCCGAAGAGCGACAGCAATTCGCCAAGAAGATAATAACTCCTTTGGAATCTATCGCTAAACATTTGACCGATCATTCTGCAATCGAGGAGTCAAAGTTCGAAGAGAATCAAAACTCAGAGGCAACTAGTTTACCACTAACGCGTTATCAAGAGCTCAATCTGGAcgaaaaaaacgaaaagaatGGAGATCTTGTATTAGATAACGATTCAGAAGCTTATTTGGATCTTGATAGCGATGTTGATAGTATTAAGAGAGATACCACTATATCTCCAAATCATAAGTTAATTATCGACGACGACTATGCCAGCACGGAGAAATATGAAACTGACGCGCACAAAATAATGACTACAGAAAAGGATTGCGACAGCACAACGATGATTGACGGCCTACCGTGA
- the LOC105675642 gene encoding uncharacterized protein — protein sequence MWKLLWAAVLVAVLSTCHAEENHEKSKRAIENSPQSQGYYYEKPSKPFTLPPSPSRTSIVTLPPTEITRTTVTLPPRTPPPPSRTPPPTPRTRPPITLPPRTPPPYTPPPYTPPPRTPPPYTPPPQTPPPRTPPPYTPPPQTPPPRTPPPYTRPPFSTTTRIPITRPSIATTRPTIRYTQTTPPPLRTTAITGGYVYTIPQTPFTLPPRTPPTRTPPPQTPPPYTPPPRTPPPRTPPPRTPPPRTPPPYTPPPQTPPPRTPPPRTPPPYTPPPRTPPPYTRPPQTPPPRTPPPSTLPPRTPPPYTPPPQTPPPKTPPPRTPPSRTPPPYTPPPQTPPPRTPPPRTPPPSTGYIYSTPSTIFTYPPPVTRKPSPPLPPPVTPPSPPPPPTRPPYVPPSPPPTRPPPPPPTRPPYVPPSPPPTRPPPPPPTRPPYVPPSPPPTRPPPPPPTRPPYVPPSPPPTRPPPPPPTRPPYVPPSPPPTRPPPPPPTRPPYIPPSPPPTRPPLPPPTRPPYVPPSPPPTRPPPPPPTRPPYIPPSPPPTRPPPPPPTRPPYVPPSPPPTRPPPPPPTRPPYVPPSPPPTRPPPPPRTRPPYVPPSPPPTRPPPPPPTRPPYLPPPVPTIPPSIAPPSPTLPPYVPPSLPPTRPPPPPTRPPYVPPTQPPARTPATYLPPDESRTAIVSIPTTRRPTVTTTRPSTTTTRTTTRTPTTSTRFTTTKYTTRPSYLPPETTPSTTKLTTPSTRRPTTRPSTQFTTQPTTPTRPFTRATTSLPPVTTQTVYTSKSTPSTTKYITPPTIPYTPSSTPGTYLPPTITPRTPTTSTTIKYTPTYLPPSEKTRRPPPYLPPSTPRSTYATVTAPPPPTVIYTVVPTISTTYKVPTSVYTLPPPTLPPTTPRTTLGYYYPIPDIPFETR from the exons TGGAAGCTGCTGTGGGCGGCCGTTCTAGTGGCCGTGCTTTCCACGTGTCATGCAGAAGAAAACCATGAGAAAAGCAAACGTGCTATAGAAAACAGCCCCCAGTCCCAAGGCTACTATTACGAAAAACCATCTAAGCCTTTCACTTTACCTCCTTCTCC ATCACGTACGAGCATAGTGACACTACCACCTACGGAGATCACAAGAACTACGGTGACATTGCCACCCAGAACACCACCTCCACCTTCGCGAACTCCACCACCGACGCCAAGAACGCGTCCACCAATAACACTGCCACCGAGAACACCACCACCATATACTCCACCACCATATACTCCACCACCAAGAACGCCACCACCATATACTCCTCCCCCGCAAACTCCACCACCAAGAACGCCACCCCCATATACTCCTCCCCCGCAAACTCCACCACCAAGAACGCCACCACCATATACTCGACCTCCATTCTCGACGACAACTAGGATTCCAATCACTCGACCATCTATTGCTACAACACGACCCACCATAAGGTATACTCAGACAACACCACCACCATTAAGAACAACAGCAATAACCGGAGGATATGTTTATACAATTCCACAAACACCGTTTACATTGCCACCAAGAACGCCGCCAACACGTACACCGCCTCCGCAAACTCCACCACCATATACTCCACCTCCGCGAACTCCACCACCAAGAACGCCTCCACCAAGAACACCGCCACCGAGAACGCCACCACCATATACCCCTCCCCCGCAAACTCCACCTCCAAGAACTCCTCCACCAAGAACGCCACCACCATATACTCCTCCCCCGCGAACTCCACCACCATATACTCGACCTCCGCAAACTCCACCACCAAGAACACCGCCACCAAGTACTCTTCCACCAAGAACGCCACCACCATATACTCCACCTCCTCAAACTCCACCACCAAAAACTCCTCCACCAAGAACTCCTCCATCAAGAACGCCACCACCATATACTCCACCTCCGCAAACTCCGCCACCAAGAACACCGCCACCAAGAACGCCTCCACCGAGTACAGGATATATCTACAGTACACCGTCAACAATTTTTACGTATCCACCACCTGTGACTAGAAAGCCATCACCCCCTCTACCTCCGCCTGTAACTCCTCCTTCTCCACCTCCACCTCCAACTAGACCTCCCTATGTACCACCATCTCCGCCTCCAACTAGACCTCCGCCACCACCCCCAACTAGACCGCCATATGTACCACCGTCTCCGCCTCCTACTAGACCTCCGCCACCACCCCCAACTAGACCTCCCTATGTACCACCATCTCCGCCGCCTACTAGACCTCCACCACCACCCCCAACTAGACCACCATATGTACCACCATCTCCGCCGCCTACTAGACCTCCACCACCACCCCCAACTAGACCACCATATGTACCACCATCTCCGCCTCCTACTAGACCTCCGCCACCACCCCCAACTAGACCGCCATATATACCACCATCTCCGCCTCCTACTAGACCTCCATTACCACCCCCAACTAGACCGCCATATGTACCACCATCTCCGCCTCCTACTAGACCTCCGCCACCACCCCCAACTAGACCGCCATATATACCACCATCTCCGCCTCCTACTAGACCTCCGCCACCACCCCCAACTAGACCGCCATATGTACCACCATCTCCGCCTCCTACTAGACCTCCACCACCACCCCCAACTAGACCGCCATATGTACCACCATCTCCGCCTCCTACTAGACCCCCACCACCACCTCGAACTAGACCTCCCTATGTACCACCATCTCCGCCGCCTACTAGACCTCCACCACCACCCCCAACTAGACCTCCGTATTTACCACCACCGGTTCCAACTATACCTCCCTCTATAGCGCCTCCTTCTCCAACTCTACCACCTTATGTACCACCATCTTTGCCTCCTACTAGACCTCCACCACCCCCAACTAGACCTCCCTATGTGCCACCTACTCAACCCCCTGCACGAACTCCCGCAACTTATCTGCCACCAGACGAAAGCCGTACTGCGATTGTATCGATTCCAACCACTCGACGACCTACCGTCACAACCACTCGACCATCTACTACTACAACGCGAACGACTACTCGGACACCTACAACTTCAACACGATTCACCACCACGAAATATACAACGCGACCCAGTTACCTTCCACCGGAAACTACTCCGTCCACTACGAAACTCACCACACCATCAACCAGACGACCTACTACACGACCTTCCACGCAATTTACTACGCAACCCACCACACCTACGAGACCTTTTACACGAGCCACTACTTCCCTTCCACCAGTCACTACACAAACGGTGTATACCAGTAAATCCACGCCTTCCACTACCAAATATATAACGCCTCCAACTATTCCGTACACGCCATCCTCCACACCGGGAACCTATTTGCCACCGACAATCACACCACGTACACCCACTACCTCAACCACTATCAAGTATACTCCAACGTATCTGCCACCCTCGGAGAAAACTCGAAGACCACCACCATATCTTCCACCGTCAACTCCAAGATCAACCTACGCCACTGTGACGGCGCCGCCGCCACCTACAGTAATTTATACTGTCGTACCCACTATATCGACCACTTATAAAGTGCCGACGAGCGTATATACATTGCCACCCCCAACTCTGCCACCTACGACACCCAGAACCACTCTAGGCTACTACTATCCGATTCCTGACATCCCCTTCGAAACCCGATGA
- the LOC105675637 gene encoding uncharacterized protein isoform X1 — translation MSTDTSRQTSQKAMLETSRRSAISTSELGLYSDRGDRYSRSRCGLIARKCAIGVMVVVTVILVAIFTYDFTSATSGSSKMNQESKHIYILQNALKKSPHLLKKYANSTILSGTINRTDDLSIEERLGDVNLNENFMQENTTSDMTPAESRITKSIEPEMRAQNLHNFKHRKRVLKSVEDEKENEEPEGKQLFDNHAIVYRVRQRYNHPNSEEDINTEEIRPTPFHWEFKTPHPASFKRPRYPQLSQYRYPQSSRNIQDIIKYLTNNADVPNRGIKFAGVYVSPKKYDFIPGIGEMMSNSDKSEEEETHPYPSNSFTNDPFYQYKPKHPSDVNLLATSNVRFSPTGINRYSPYYESLYSRPVFSYNKPIIAESQYENVGSYSTNVMKNRKPKPFSVMLDIYPITDIMEQNKKNSWSKPQGSTDDYESRRPFQFNRGLKFYAPPTQTIPLMAVPSPTTLPEEEERQQMIFHLNLYPRKKNKLNRHEIIHRSESMAPEERQQFAKKIITPLESIAKHLTDHSAIEESKFEENQNSEATSLPLTRYQELNLDEKNEKNGDLVLDNDSEAYLDLDSDVDSIKRDTTISPNHKLIIDDDYASTEKYETDAHKIMTTEKDCDSTTMIDGLP, via the exons ATGTCAACG GATACCAGTCGCCAGACCTCTCAGAAGGCGATGCTTGAGACCAGCAGGAGATCCGCGATAAGTACATCCGAGCTAGGGCTCTATTCTGATCGCGGTGATCGATACAGTAGGAGTCGCTGCGGCCTGATCGCGAGGAAGTGTGCGATTGGAGTTATGGTGGTGGTAACAGTGATACTG GTGGCGATATTTACGTACGATTTTACGTCCGCCACGTCGGGGAGCAGTAAAATGAATCAAGAATCaaaacacatatatatactgCAGAATGCTCTTAAAAAGTCACCTcatcttttgaaaaaatatgcaaattccACGATCCTATCTGGCACAATCAATCGAACCGACGATCTTTCCATAGAAGAGCGTTTGGGTGATGTCAACTTGAacgaaaattttatgcaagaaAATACAACAAGCGATATGACACCGGCTGAATCTCGCATCACAAAATCAATTGAGCCCGAGATGCGAGCACAGAATCTTCACAATTTCAAGCATCGGAAGAGAGTATTGAAATCCGTAGAGGATGAAAAGGAAAATGAGGAACCCGAGGGCAAGCAATTGTTCGACAATCACGCGATCGTTTATCGAGTAAGACAGAG ATACAATCATCCGAATTCAGAGGAGGACATAAACACGGAAGAGATTCGACCGACGCCGTTTCACTGGGAGTTCAAGACGCCGCATCCGGCGTCGTTCAAACGACCGAGATATCCGCAGCTGTCGCAGTACAGATATCCGCAATCGTCCAGAAACATACAGGACATCATTAAATACCTAACGAACAACGCTGATGTGCCGAATCGCGGCATCAAATTCGCCGGCGTATATGTGAGTCCGAAGAAGTACGATTTTATTCCCGGCATAGGGGAGATGATGTCCAATAGCGATAAATCCGAGGAGGAAGAGACGCACCCCTATCCGAGTAATTCGTTCACTAACGACCCCTTTTACCAATATAAGCCAAAACATCCGTCGGACGTGAATCTCCTAGCCACGTCCAACGTCAG attttctcCAACCGGAATAAATCGTTACAGTCCTTACTACGAGTCCTTATACTCTCGACCCGTGTTCAGTTACAATAAGCCGATAATAGCAGAGTCGCAGTACGAGAATGTCGGTTCCTATTCGACGAACGTGATGAAAAACCGCAAACCAAAACCGTTCAGTGTAATGCTCGATATTTATCCTATTACGGACATCATGGAACAAAATAAGAAGAACTCATGGTCGAAACCGCAAGGATCCACGGACGATTACGAGTCTAGAAGGCCCTTCCAGTTCAATCGCGGGCTAAAATTCTATGCACCACCCACACAAACAATACCCCTCATGGCTGTACCTAGCCCTACGACTCTACcggaagaagaggaaaggcAACAGATGATATTTCATCTGAATCTATATCCTCGAAAGAAGAATAAGCTGAACAG GCATGAAATTATCCATAGATCGGAATCGATGGCACCCGAAGAGCGACAGCAATTCGCCAAGAAGATAATAACTCCTTTGGAATCTATCGCTAAACATTTGACCGATCATTCTGCAATCGAGGAGTCAAAGTTCGAAGAGAATCAAAACTCAGAGGCAACTAGTTTACCACTAACGCGTTATCAAGAGCTCAATCTGGAcgaaaaaaacgaaaagaatGGAGATCTTGTATTAGATAACGATTCAGAAGCTTATTTGGATCTTGATAGCGATGTTGATAGTATTAAGAGAGATACCACTATATCTCCAAATCATAAGTTAATTATCGACGACGACTATGCCAGCACGGAGAAATATGAAACTGACGCGCACAAAATAATGACTACAGAAAAGGATTGCGACAGCACAACGATGATTGACGGCCTACCGTGA
- the LOC105675638 gene encoding uncharacterized protein produces the protein MNEVQEFLEKAHLGEYWPAFERDAITTVDRLCLISAKKAEELLPKWGDQAEFFNRRNALQASTSKNLVFDVEVDEFGNCSMPFVDVNTDNCLDIVNTPLRQLDNIETCKQRNDYSQLESASDSGVNSVSDGETEILLANQNGKKRQLSSKLEKSKRYPKRLALWFTRTQFQELNIEKVIKEHLKGDAVLIYYKNNGILNGEARGILIEILASCMIKININPTFEEFQIVSKKLCELFPTETEATYVYEPFANGPKQKNIGGKLADKVRNIKSMLRRLGALNPANYHKYSNSTQNENDENEPNTNTSKINEDKVQAAIRWLKISREPWTDVLNNWDLTYDIRQKTLLDPKNGLQFLVLFIK, from the exons atgaaCGAAGTAcaagaatttttagaaaaagcaCATTTAGGCGAGTACTGGCCCGCATTTGAga GAGATGCAATAACTACCGTAGATAGGTTATGTTTAATATCAGCTAAAAAGGCAGAGGAATTATTGCCTAAGTGGGGTGATCAAgctgaattttttaacagaagAAATGCTTTACAAGCCAGTACTTCTAAGAATTTAGTTTTTGATGTAGAG GTTGATGAATTTGGAAACTGTAGCATGCCATTTGTAGATGTTAACACAGATAATTGTCTTGATATTGTGAACACTCCTTTACGCCAATTAGATAATATA GAAACATGTAAACAGAGAAATGATTACTCTCAGCTCGAATCAGCATCTGATTCAGGAGTAAATAGTGTGAGTGATGGTGAAACAGAAATTTTGTTAGCTAATCAAAACGGAAAGAAACGACAACTATCGTCAAAGTTAGAAAAATCTAAACGCTATCCTAAAAGACTTGCATTGTGGTTCACAAGAACGCAATTTCAAGAGTTg aatattgAGAAAGTAATAAAGGAACATTTAAAAGGTGATGCTgttctaatttattataaaaataatggcaTTTTAAATGGAGAAGCAAGAGGAATATTAATAGAGATATTAGCAAgttgtatgataaaaattaatataaa CCCTACTTTTGAAGAATTTCAAATCGTGTCCAAAAAATTATGCGAATTATTTCCAACTGAGACTGag GCTACATACGTATATGAACCTTTTGCAAATGGTccaaagcaaaaaaatatcggGGGAAAATTAGCTGATAAAGTGAGAAATATTAAGTCTATGTTGAGGAGACTTGGTGCACTTAATCCAGccaattatcataaatattcaaattctaCACAGaatgaaaatgatgaaaatgagCCCAATACGAATACatctaaaa TAAATGAAGATAAAGTGCAAGCAGCGATTCGATGGCTGAAAATAAGTCGAGAACCTTGGActgatgttttaaataattgggATCTAACTTATGATATTAGACAAAAAACACTACTAGATCCGAAAAATGGATTACAATTTCTGgtactatttataaaatag